One genomic segment of Erysipelotrichaceae bacterium 66202529 includes these proteins:
- a CDS encoding diguanylate cyclase — translation MLDEHERFLLHQIRILIKQLEERQETPGYDQSGEKSDDRFQILLKLSCKNIWDFDPLTQMVTITCPDGSVIVNSFRMLMQGVSAIEQKQIKEAVHRILQGISEEEYFSYERVSRHGGVRHYEVGAHVCCISGNLHIIGVTQSIRAMDERIERVLHEQQKFSLLMSMANMYIWEYDVVKKEFSANQSLCDKLGLQMRPYTVEQLNELLQIHQMPVLLERIERKSLSEHAVIHLKNIQTNFDLIFETNFKGLLDNKGNINVVLGTMNDITEKELLKTSASRDPLIGCFNRRSGDMTLVTTFQKFQKEEEFYTIIFFDVDDFKKVNDRYGHDMGDYVLRHVCEQIEKEIRSSDMLFRWGGDEFLLICSGISKENIYAYIERLRRLIEKTDFIFDGNKAHVTLSIGAAYYYKSDHDYQDALKRADRSVYKAKLAGRNKVCILK, via the coding sequence ATGCTTGACGAACATGAACGATTTCTTCTCCATCAAATTCGGATTCTGATAAAACAGCTGGAGGAACGGCAGGAAACGCCTGGATATGATCAAAGCGGTGAAAAAAGTGATGACAGATTTCAGATTTTGCTGAAGCTGTCCTGCAAAAATATATGGGATTTTGATCCGTTGACACAGATGGTGACGATTACCTGTCCTGACGGCAGTGTGATTGTGAATTCCTTTCGGATGCTTATGCAGGGAGTGAGTGCAATCGAGCAGAAGCAGATCAAGGAGGCGGTGCATCGCATATTGCAGGGAATCAGTGAGGAAGAATACTTTTCCTATGAACGTGTAAGCCGGCATGGCGGTGTGCGTCATTATGAGGTAGGAGCACACGTGTGCTGTATCAGCGGGAATCTGCATATCATTGGAGTTACCCAATCGATCCGTGCTATGGATGAGCGTATAGAGCGGGTTCTGCATGAGCAGCAGAAGTTTAGTCTTTTAATGAGTATGGCCAATATGTATATATGGGAATACGATGTTGTCAAAAAGGAGTTTTCGGCAAACCAGTCCTTATGCGACAAGCTGGGACTACAAATGCGTCCGTATACGGTGGAGCAGCTGAATGAGCTATTGCAGATACACCAGATGCCGGTATTGCTGGAACGCATTGAGCGAAAGTCATTGTCAGAGCATGCGGTGATCCATCTGAAAAATATTCAGACAAATTTTGATCTGATATTTGAAACGAATTTCAAGGGGCTGCTGGATAATAAGGGCAATATCAATGTGGTTCTGGGTACCATGAATGATATAACGGAAAAAGAGCTGTTGAAGACTAGTGCCAGCAGGGATCCGCTCATTGGCTGCTTTAACCGTCGCAGCGGGGATATGACGCTGGTAACCACCTTTCAGAAATTTCAGAAGGAAGAGGAGTTCTATACGATTATATTTTTCGATGTGGATGATTTCAAAAAGGTGAATGACCGTTATGGACACGATATGGGAGATTATGTACTACGGCATGTATGCGAGCAGATTGAAAAGGAAATCCGCAGCAGCGATATGCTGTTTCGCTGGGGCGGTGATGAATTTCTGCTGATCTGCAGCGGTATTTCCAAGGAGAACATCTATGCGTATATCGAGCGTCTGCGGCGTCTTATTGAAAAAACAGATTTTATCTTCGATGGAAATAAGGCACATGTAACGCTGTCGATTGGTGCAGCGTACTATTATAAGAGCGATCATGATTATCAGGACGCATTAAAAAGAGCCGACCGCAGTGTATATAAGGCAAAGCTGGCCGGACGCAATAAGGTTTGTATTTTGAAATAG